DNA sequence from the Penicillium psychrofluorescens genome assembly, chromosome: 3 genome:
ctttcttcttccttctctctctaATCTGACCATCCCTTGAACCATTCAGGTCGCTGGCCGACCTCCCATTCTGCACCCTGCGTCCATCCGACCCCCTATCCGCGCTACCCCAGCCCTTCATGTGGTCCTTATCATCGCTGCAGAACAACACAGAACCAATACCGGGCCCCCAGCCGTCCTTGTAGGCAGCGAGCCCGGTCTGATTTTTCTGAAACCCCTCCCACCTCCCCGCGCGTGACCATGTGGTTCTACCGCGGCGCGCAGTCAGCCGTCTTCTACTATGTCACCTGCACCccctgcgccagcagcttcgATCGCCGGAAACGCAAGAAGGATGCCGCTCGCGCCCAGCGCCTAAAGGAGAAATATAGCGACCCTAACACCCAGCTCGTCTCCGACCAGCCGCGCCCCTTCCCGCAGCCTACGCCCTTCAGCACGAATGACGGCTGGCGAGATGAAATCGCTCTGGGTCCCGGGCCCCCAGCTCGACGGGGCGGACAACGCAATAATATCCGGCGCGTTGATAGTTGGAATACCGACCAGGACAACCTGGACAACCTGGACtcgttgatgaagaaggataAGAGCGGGAGCTTGATGCATCCGCTGGGCGAGCGGTGGAATAATTGGATGCGGTATCAGCGGGAAGAGGAGCCGCTTTGGGGTCAGGAAGTGCGTGGGTCCTCGATTGGGTTCTCGGGCCGTGGGCACGCGGATCCGAACGAGTCGTCGAAATATTATATCGCCCGTGTGCCGCCCGTCAATGATGCCCATCCGCCGATTGTCAGCGGACCGCGCAAACGTGCGGAGACCCGGTGGATGCTGCAACCACCACCGACTGCCCGCGTCATGGCTGGAAAGGAGCGGTTCAACTTGGCCGCCCGGGACAGTATTGGCGATGACAGACGCCGGTCTCGCCTGATCCAGGAGAACCCGGATCCGACTGAGAACAGCGCGGTGCGAAGCAGCAACGAGGCCGGTGATGGGGCTTTTGATCGCTCATATCTGCCCCGTCGGCCATCCATGACACGCTTCAAATCCGAGAGTGCCGTGCACGACGACCATAACACCACACTGCATTACCGCTCTGACTCAATGTTCTCCATGGCCAATTCTGACGACCACTCTCCTACCGTCTCATCCAATCACCCGGATACCCCTGCCACCAGACCAGGTTCCAAGGCCACCGATGATAGCGGCAAACAGCCGCGGCAGCAGATCTCCAAGACTTTATCCACATTACAGCGCGACAACAAGAAGGTCCATATGCTGCAGCTGGAGATTAGCGATGATGCCCGCGAGGAAGTCGGACTCGGCCAACTCGAACGCATTCGCCCGTGGCGCTGGAGTATGGATATTTGATGGCTTTTCCACGGCACCTACTCTCAAGGTCTTCCTCACCAAGACATCCACCCTTCACCTCCTATTCGACTCCCACCTCACCTCGGATTTCTTTTATTCTCCTTCCCCTCCAACTGGAATTTTGTTTTTCTGGCTACTCGGCGTTTCAAGCGAAAAGAGCAGCGAGCATTTTGTCTTTTTCCCAGGGATCGATCCTATTTGGCTGCCCAACGACTTTCCAATCTCATTCCGTCAAGCTCTGAGTTGTTGGTCTCTGGCTGGCCCAGTACAACAAGAAAAAGGTCAGACATGACAAAAGGATAATGAAATGGAAAGTTAAGTTCACCTGCTTCAACGCAATTAGAGCATGACGGGCAGACAAATCACTTTCCCCCCTATCTTGATTCTCGGAATTGTTATGATTCCACCCCTCCCTCCTTAACACATTGTCTCTGGACACCTATTTCTCATTTGCCTTTTTTTCGGTTCAGCTTGACCCTTGGCTCGCTTCCTCCCTCTGCTATACTTGCACACCacccttcctttctcttcttgtaTCATAATCCTTCCCCTCAAAGCGGCGGGTATCCATACATAGTACAAATTCAAAAAAAGATCAAATCTGGAATTCTCACACATTACATAGACAAATAGAACTGGGAGGTAAAACTATCTTGAATGATCCTTTCCCGTTCAGTCCCCATCTTTCTAAACAATAGTATACAGATACATTATTGGTGGCAAGCAAAGCAAGCAATGGAGTACTATATTGAAGACGCTCCGAACGGCAATTTCCAAGGCTGACAACTAACTTCTCTATTCTGATGATTATCTAAGGAGGTATGGGCTTCCCCTCTCATCGGCTATTCAAATTGGGACCGTATGCTCGCACCCCTCATTTTGCTACTCCGAATGGGGCCTGCAGAGATAGTTCCCTCATTAACATTTGAGATACCCAGACAAAAGGAAAACTAAAAGACCAAAAATGGGCTCTTATGTCCAGCGAAAACAAGCCGTTCCTCTTGAAACTTTGAAAGGCGCTCTCCCTGAGGTCGTCATCTTGAAGGATGTTGACCATGCCTCCGCCGTCCGTTCAGCCATTGAGAAACTCGAATCCTTAGATGCCACAGTTCTCACAGACGGCGCATTATGGAGAGATCTCTGGGCTCTCACGGGCACTAGCAGAACATTCTATGGCTCTAATACTGTGTCGTCGGCGTGGAAAGAGCTCGCGGACAAACATCATCCGCAGAACTTTCGCTTTATCCCTGACTCGTCACTAGTTATGAGAGTTGGTCCTGATCATGCCTGGATTCAAGGAAGATTTACTTTTGAAACATGTGGTAGCATGCCCGAGGTGCTAGGCTCAGGGTTCATCGGCCTTGTTCCCACAGGAGATGGTAGCTGGAGAGTGTGGCTTTTAAGCACGGTTCTAGAACAGATCAAAGGTCATCCGAACTGTGATACCCTCGAATCCGAGCCGGAAACCGAATCTGCAATACCTAAAACTCTCTGCTTGGAGATTCCAGAATTTTCTACGTTCGACTGCGTGATAGTCGGCGCGGGAATGGCAGGCCTGAGCGTTGCTGGCCGCCTTAAAGCATTAGGAGTGTCATATGTTATACTCGAGCAGAATGATCATATTGGCGACAACTGGATAAATCGATACGACTCTGCACAGCGTGAGTGATTTAATCACATTCTATTCGCTTGAAGTTTGAATAGGTGGCTAAAATTGTCCCGTCCAGTCCATACGATCAGAGAATATGGTAAGATCCCAGCGTCTGTACTGAAAAACTACTGCATCGAAACTGATAATGGCATTAAGGTCATCTCCCGTTTTCACGCACATttccagaagaagatcctcgtTTTCTCTCGCGGGAAGATCTTGCACGTGGCTATAAGAAATATGTCCGTCAGTATGAAATTGTAAGTCTTCCTAGGCAGCGCAAAGCGACATGTTAAGCAGAATTCTAAAATACATATTTAGAACGTATGGCTTAATACTACGCTTGAGTCAGCTTCCCGGGATGAGAAAGAGGGTACATGGGTGCTAAATGCCAGACAAAATGGTTCCCCTGATACATCTGTCATCCATGCTCGTCATCTTGTTTTGGCCACTGGTTCTGGTCAGGTACCAAAGATGCCAGCGCTTGCAAACCGGGTAAGCTTCCAAAGTCAAAGTTTATATCGATATATGAGCTAACTAAAAGCTTGTATAGAAACTGTTTCAAGGCGAAGTATTGCATTCCGTAGACTACAAATCACCCGAGGCAtggaggggaaagaaaggagtTGTAATCGGAGCAGCCAACACTGGTAAGTCGCTCGAGGAGTGAAGTTATCCAAAGAGTCTGATACATCTGCTTAGCCCACGATGTTGCGAGCGATATGCTTGATGCTGGGTTGGAGTTGGTTACAATGGTGCAGCGAAAAGCTACTGGTAGGCTCTTGCCACGCTAACATATTCGTAGACTTACGCTAAAAGCAAAATAGATGTTATTCCGGTTGAATACCTCAATCATGATGGTAAGAGATAGACTGCTATTGCTAAAAACATTGGTCCCAGTTGATATTTTGGCTAGCGACCTACAACACCAAATTCCCGACAGAGACTGCGGACAGAATCCAATTTTCCCTACCTATTGCTGTCACTCGACAAATTGCCATGAAAAATATTCGATCTAAGGTGGACAAAGAGCTTGAACGATTTGATGCCCTAGAGCGTGCCGGCTTTTTAGTAAAGCGATACACTGACCCTTTCGATTTCCTCGTTGTCCGGCTCGGAGGCCACTATCTCGATGTCGGATGCTCTGCAAAGATTTCTGCTGGACTTGTATGTCTATCTCACCTACCCCTTAATAACTAATACATCACTAATGATGAGATAGATCAAAATGAAGTCAAAAGTGATACCCATCGCTTACACGCCCACTGGGCTTGAACTTAGTGATGGATCTCAACTAGATGCAGACGTTATAGTTTTCTGCACTGGTTTCGAAGGCAATATGCGCACTACGGCAGCTAGTATAGTCGGAGATGATATTGCAGACCGTTTGGAAGATTTCTTCGGAGTTGACGAGGAGGGTGAAATCCGCGGAGCATGGAAGCCAATGAATTGTAAGTTGTCTAATACCTCACACTGGTCGATCTGTCTAATGATCAATGTCTCTATATTTAGGTCCGGGTATATGGTATACTGGCGGTGCCATTGGACATGCCAGATACTTCTCGAGGTTTGTGGCATTgcagatcaaggccgacgTTGCAAACACACCTTTGCAGCAGTACCACAAAACGCCTGTGTAGATTGGGATCCCAATGTGTTTTGTAAGATATAGGTTCAACACCTTTATCATCGCCCGTCTTTGGCTGTTTagtctgtctctcttctttgtCCATCTCGTTCGAGGTCCTTTGTTTCAATACAATTTTTTCAGCACAGTGCAGCAGGCACCACTATAAATAGATAAAGCTCCCTGATGCGATAGCATTCTCATGCAATTGAATGAAATCCACCTAGAAAATGACCGTCGTGAAAATCACGGCATTGACGGAGACGTTAAGGAAGGTCTTGGGAGCAAAACAGGAAGCACTGATGAGGACGGAATTTTATTTCTTGCCTTGCATTTTATTTCTTTTACCCACTGAGCTATTACCCTAGACTTTTCGAACTGGATAATAGAAGTCTATATCTATAAAGGCATTCTGAGTGGCGTCGGTAGCGGGATTACGTTATGAGCGAATCGACTTCAGGCAGAAAAGCAACCAACCTTATCTCCTACCACGAAATTTTTCCACAAGCAAGTTCACGCGTAAATGTGAGGCGCTTTCGTTACTTTTGTGTCGTAGGGTGCCACCTGGGGCCATGGTAAATGTCTCAGGACGAAGCAAGGGCTGCTCGACGTGTCGTcggcgcaagatcaaggtctGGCCATCCAGCGTGCGCCCTCGAGTGCGTGATCTAACATCTTCCACAGTGTGACGAGTCATTCCCAGAATGCTTGCAATGCAGGAAGGCCGGATTATGCTGTCCTGGGGCTCGAAAGGGCGCATTTTTTGTGCACGCTTTCCCAGAACGACCATTAAGCAGATCCACTGCGAAGCAAAGGCCGGTAGACTCGAAGTGCGAGCCTATTTTCGGCCCAAGTGGCCATAGAACAACTTCACCAACACCTGACCTTTCACCTTTGTCCCTTCAACAGCCTGCGCGTGCCGACATCTTCGACCAGCTATTTGTCTCCCACTTCATCGAGTCATTTGGATTCGCCTCAGACAGCCCATCTCCAACATGGCTACATGATCTTTCTGTGTTCATCGTCTCACCAGTTCCCGACCTTGTGAAGCACTCTATTCGTGCCGGGTCAATGTTCTTTTACGGCACGCAGGCGCAGGATGTCGCAATTCGAACAGAAGCATGCAAGTGGTACATGAGGGCTCTCCAGGGTCTTCAAGGTGTCTTGTCACAAAATGCCTCGCCGTTCACTGGGGATGTAATTTGTGCTGCTGTAATGCTTACCCACTTTGAAAATTTAGCCGGTACATCAGAAGGAGCATGGTATCAGCACGTTCAGGGCGCGTCTATGATGATTGAGACCGGTGGCCCAGGAAGTTGTCGAGATGGGTTTCTACACCAGCTATTTCGTCATCTGCGACTGTTAACCGTGAGTCCAAATGTCTGGTCAGTTATTGAAAACACGTTGACTTTTATTTCAACCCTCAGTTTGTTGCATCATTTGTTAAAAGTGAGGGCCATGTCTTCTCTACGACCGAATGGATATCGGTTCCATTTGAAGTCCATCCAAAAGGGCCATTTGACTACCTCGTTGACATTCTTTTCTTATTGCTGTCAGGCTTGACAGTTGCGAATGAATTGGTCAAAACCCACGACGACAAGGCTGATGCCCTCAAGGAAAGATTGAAAACTCTGGTGCTGGGACTAATATCCCAGCTACACAtttggaggaaaggatgCATCTCCATGGCCAGTATTGACGAATTAAATCCGgagagatggatggaggCCACCAACGAAGATCCCGAGAGTCGCTGTTTTGATCCCCAATACTTTCCCATCATACCCCACTCAGATATGCCTACAGCTGCACTTGTTGCACTTTATGATTCCGCAAACATCATCACCCTTCGCCTTTTATCTCTTGTGTCATCGTCCGCATACTTATACGAAGAACGCATCCAGCGACATGTACATTCGATCTTGTCGGCAAAGGCTTTCATTTCGGCAATTCCTGGCCCGACTTCTAGTCGTGGCTCTATTATGATCAGCCTTCCTTTTAAAATTCTCAGTATCTGGAGTCCACCCGGGCGAGAGGAAAGCCCCCAGGATAAGAAATCAGCATgctcctcaaccacctccaccgaGCTCTTCGCGAATACAGCTGCCTACGTGCTTCGTCTGCACCAGCCAGAACTTCTTGCCGAGGGTCTAGATCACAAAATGATTGCGTGAGTGGATTACGAAGACTCCGTGGTACTTGTCACTGGAAATAATATCATAGATCAAGGAAGCAGCACTGCTACGTGGTGGCTCATTGCAAATCCAACTCTATACGAGGCAAATGCAATCCTTTTTACTCTGTTACCTAGATCTTTGAATGATGCCTAAATTTCCCGAGCGCAAAGAACTGCATTTCACATATAAGttaaaaaaaagaaagaaagaaaaaggaaagatAGTCTCTGGGAGCACCTTGAGAGTACAGTAAGATGGCGTTGTACGGTGATTGGCCACCGAGGAAAATTGGAATGAGCAGGCCTAGCCGTATTCAGTTAGATTTGCGAACTAGCGCCTGAAAAAGGCGGGTCCTCGTGATCGGCGAAGTATACGGCCCAGCCAGTACTTATACCTTCGGTTCAGATTCTTTCGTCCTTCGTTCCCTTCATTCCTCACATTCCATTTGACATTCCTCAAACTCACATTTCAATACTTCAATGAAGATTGTCATAATCGGTGCCGGCATCGCCGGATGCACGGCGTACCTAGAGCTACAGAAACATCTCCCgtcctcggactcggaggcaACCCATGAGATCACCATCTACGAAGCGTACAGCACAGATGTGAATGTCACTTCAGATCAACGcagcgagggagaggaaaaCACGCATTCTTCAACTCTCCTAGTGGGCGGAGGCCTCGGCATCGCCCCAAACGGTCTCAACGTCCTCCGACGACTAGATGAGGGTCTCCTACGGGATGTTGTACGCGGCGGGTACGTCTTATCGACGTCCAACCTGAAAAGCAAAAATGGCTCGACGCTGCTGTGCATGAAGCCAACTCCCAATGCATCCTCAGAGGAGAGCGGCCATGATCCCGAGAAGATGCACATGGTGGCGTGCAGCCGCCATTCGTTCTGGAGGACCTTGCGTGAACGTATCCCGGATGACCGGATTATTaacaagaagatcctcgaAGTCGTTTCTCACCCTGATAAGCGGAATGTGATTCGGTTTGCCGATGGCAGTCCGCCAGTAGAGGCTGATCTGGTCATTGGCGCAGATGGCGTTCGAAGTACGGCCAAGCGGGCCTTGTTTCcggatgccgaggaagaacCGTATCCTCCTCAATACGAGTGAGTATTTAGCTTAGTGTTTGCATTACAGCGGGCCGTCTGGAAGAAATGCTGTGCTAATCAATTGCTTGTATAGGGGTCTTGTCGGGGTTGGAGGATTCATCCCCTCCGCCGAAGTGAAAGGGCTTGTCGAGAAAGGCTCTATGAACTTCGTACACGGAGGcaatggcttcttcggaTATTTCTTCTCCGAGAGCGCAGCTTCCGAAAAGAATCGAGACTCGCCGTATCACGTCTCCGATCCGGGCGACTCCCTCGCCTGGTGGTCCACCTACGAGATCGAAGAATGCCCCGACCGCAGTACCCTTGACATGGCCGCTGTGAACCGGCAGCTACAGGAGAGACACGCACACTGGGCAGACCCTGTTGTCCAGAAGATCCTGCAGTCGCTTCATGTGACGAACATGTATGCGACGTGGACCTCCCCTCCGCTCCCGACGTGGGAACGAGACGGGGTCGTTCTAGTTGGTGATGCAGCTCATGCTCTACCATCGACTTCTGGCCAGGGCTCCTCACAAGCCTTGGAAGATGTGGAAGCGTTGGCCCTTTTGTTGGCTCATTACCTCGGAGAGGCAGGTCAAACCCCAGCATCCATGAGTGTGGCGGATCAAAAGCGCGCTATCAAAGCAGCCGCGGCCAAATACATGGGCCTGCGTGAACCGCATGTCACGGCTATTTTGAAAGCTGCCCAGAAAATGCAGAGCAATAAGCGTGATATGAGTGTGCTCAAAGAATACACGATGTATGCTATCATGAAAGTGATGGGTAAGGATGCCCTTCGAAGATCTCTCGAGATAATGCTGACACAATCGGTGTAGGATTTTTCCCGAGTCTGATGACTGGCCAAATTCGCCAGGTCATGGATTACAACATCGCAGACGATGTTGCCCGGGTCCTAGGTGCAGAAAAGGGGAAAACAACGTAAAGCGATGTCACTACCAGACACATGAGGAAAAACAATGCAAGATATCGTATAAATCCCCGTTGGGGCTGTTGATTTCAAAAGAGTAACTGTCTCGCTacttctctcctttctctgACAAGCCAACAAAAATAAAACGAGCGCGGAACACACGACCACCTTTCATATTTCCCAAGGGCGCACATGGTTGAAGGAATAGGGGCGGGATATATTTTTGATGTATAATCTCATTGCCCCcaaaaaaaggcaaagagCGAGTTGGGTTGTCATTGTTTCCGATAAATCgtgtcttctcttccttttttccaCCGATTTGCCCTCCCTCCCCGCTCAGTCTGTCGGATGGATGCAATCTGCCATAAGATATATAGAGAAGAGGCATTCAGATCATTCAGATTTCgtgattttcttttccctcgcTATCTTCTGCATTTTGTCCTCCTAGTaaaccttcttcttctcgtccatgcTGAGTTGGCCGGGGCCCATGTTGACCAGGAGCAAAAGACCGCCGCTGCGATATGTTAGAAATAGGAAAGTCAATGGCACAGGTGGGACTTACACGATGGACAGgatctggaagaagtcgTACTTGGTAAAGTCCTTGTTcgggtggtgggggtggagcTGGACAATTGTCAGTTTCATGGTACAAGAGACTCGACGAGACCGAGAACATACCGTCCAGAAGTTGTTCACAAACACATTGAACACACTCAGAAGCACAACCAAAATGATCGCACTCCACTTCGCCTTGAAGCCCACGACGACCATGATGCAAGCGACGAAGCCAAACAGACTAACAAGCACGCGCCAGAAGTTCCACTCGCCCGAGAAGACAAAGCCCACAAACAGGAAAATGAGCAACACGCGGCCCGCGAACTGGACGTACATCTTGCGGTCCTTCTCGTCGAGCTGAGGCAGGCCGGCGGGCACGAACTTCTTGCGCACCCACGAGTCCGAGACCACCATGAGCAGACCGCCAATGACACTCAGGTTGCGCAGGAAGAAGTTCAGGTCGAAGATCAGGCCATAACCCAGTCCCTGTGTCACGACCACGCCAAGCAAGCCGGCTACGGCAAACTCGGTGTGCTTGCGGGCAATGACCAGCGTCGAACAgacggccatggcgatgacattggcgatgaggaagaggtgTGTGATTCCCCAGGGAACTGTAGACAGGACATCGGGTGTTAGTTCGGTGGTTGGGAAGGGTGGGTGGGACCCTTTGTCCGGGGTCACCAGGGCGTCTTACTCTTCCGGTAATCATTGAGGTAGAGCAGCTGGTCGCTCCATTGCGTGAGAATGCGCAGCGAGTCCTCGATGAAGGTGACCACGATCAGGAAGCGGCCGATGGCGGGAAGGTACCTGGAGGAGGTAAATTGAACACCGTGTCAGTCATGGTACCCTCGATCCCTTGTTTTGGGCTTTGTTTGGGAGCTGGTCGTGCCCTCGAGAGCACACCCAGTGAATCGACATACGGCTTGACCGGGTCCGCCATCATATCTAGCCAATCCTCAATCTTGCTCGTCTGCTCACGGATCGCATCCAGCGGGCTGGGGTCGCTGGTGGCATCGGCGCTGCCGGGCCCGCCGAACGGGTTCTGGTGGCCGAGGTTGTAGCCCGCAGTGCCGCGGATTTGGGCCATGGCGGGAGAGTCGTCGAGGAAAGGGGTATGGGGGAGGTAAAGAGgtggaagggaaagaaagtaATCCGAGATGGAGTTCGTGGAGGAGTAAATACAGGGTGGAGTCCAAATTGTGTACAGGACGCCTTTTCAGGCCACGATGTTAGGAACTCGACACTAACCGCTTTGGGCATAGTGACGACATTATACAACACCGTCCTGGGGGCGAGGATTTCGGGCTTACGATTGAACACAAGTGAATAGTCGCCCGGTGTCATTGTGATACACAGTCTCAACATACAAAACAGTCCCTCCAcgcttttttttcctccctGCTCCTTCCGCAAAGCCACGCGAGGGAGGATTCACCAAGAGTCAACAGACAATGCGCTATGATCAACCCTTCCCAGGCCCCGCccgcggcggagggggagggtgCTGGTATTATGGGACACCCCGAAAAAAACGCCAAAAACCAAATCAAGGAGGTAGTAAATACAAGTCAAAaggtgaagagagaaaacggCATATAGacgggaagagagaaaaaagattgaaaaaaaagagtcCCAGATGCCTTCTCCACTTCACGCGGCCCAGTCCGAGTCCAAGGGGTGGCCCTTCTCGCTCGACTGCAGGATGTCCGGCAGGTAGGTCGGCGTCACCGTCACGCGTGGTTCAACGGGCATGGGAGCCGCAGGGGTGGGCTGGCTTTCCGATGTGTCGCTCAcgctctcctcggccttgctgcccttcttcttgggctgcTTCTTAGAAACCGTGGTCCACTCGTCCTCGACCTCGTGGGCTCCCAGCATGCGCATCTGTTCCTCCTCCGAGGGCAGGTCCTGGGCCCACTTCTTCGGGGCCGGCGCCGCAGGGGCAGGGTCGAAAGTGTCCAGGAGCTCGACGGGGGCGGAGGTGGGGGCGACGCGCGAAGCACCGTTGACCTCCTTGGTCTGCCAAGCGTTGCTGGGGGGCGGAGTTGACCGGGCAGCAGTCTGGCGCTCGGACTCCCGGGCCGAGTGCATCTGCTTCTCAAGCAGCTTC
Encoded proteins:
- a CDS encoding uncharacterized protein (ID:PFLUO_005414-T1.cds;~source:funannotate) → MKIVIIGAGIAGCTAYLELQKHLPSSDSEATHEITIYEAYSTDVNVTSDQRSEGEENTHSSTLLVGGGLGIAPNGLNVLRRLDEGLLRDVVRGGYVLSTSNLKSKNGSTLLCMKPTPNASSEESGHDPEKMHMVACSRHSFWRTLRERIPDDRIINKKILEVVSHPDKRNVIRFADGSPPVEADLVIGADGVRSTAKRALFPDAEEEPYPPQYEGLVGVGGFIPSAEVKGLVEKGSMNFVHGGNGFFGYFFSESAASEKNRDSPYHVSDPGDSLAWWSTYEIEECPDRSTLDMAAVNRQLQERHAHWADPVVQKILQSLHVTNMYATWTSPPLPTWERDGVVLVGDAAHALPSTSGQGSSQALEDVEALALLLAHYLGEAGQTPASMSVADQKRAIKAAAAKYMGLREPHVTAILKAAQKMQSNKRDMSVLKEYTMYAIMKVMGFFPSLMTGQIRQVMDYNIADDVARVLGAEKGKTT
- a CDS encoding uncharacterized protein (ID:PFLUO_005412-T1.cds;~source:funannotate) codes for the protein MGSYVQRKQAVPLETLKGALPEVVILKDVDHASAVRSAIEKLESLDATVLTDGALWRDLWALTGTSRTFYGSNTVSSAWKELADKHHPQNFRFIPDSSLVMRVGPDHAWIQGRFTFETCGSMPEVLGSGFIGLVPTGDGSWRVWLLSTVLEQIKGHPNCDTLESEPETESAIPKTLCLEIPEFSTFDCVIVGAGMAGLSVAGRLKALGVSYVILEQNDHIGDNWINRYDSAQRE
- a CDS encoding uncharacterized protein (ID:PFLUO_005413-T1.cds;~source:funannotate), producing the protein MMLIFWLATYNTKFPTETADRIQFSLPIAVTRQIAMKNIRSKVDKELERFDALERAGFLVKRYTDPFDFLVVRLGGHYLDVGCSAKISAGLIKMKSKVIPIAYTPTGLELSDGSQLDADVIVFCTGFEGNMRTTAASIVGDDIADRLEDFFGVDEEGEIRGAWKPMNCPGIWYTGGAIGHARYFSRFVALQIKADVANTPLQQYHKTPV
- a CDS encoding uncharacterized protein (ID:PFLUO_005411-T1.cds;~source:funannotate) translates to MWFYRGAQSAVFYYVTCTPCASSFDRRKRKKDAARAQRLKEKYSDPNTQLVSDQPRPFPQPTPFSTNDGWRDEIALGPGPPARRGGQRNNIRRVDSWNTDQDNLDNLDSLMKKDKSGSLMHPLGERWNNWMRYQREEEPLWGQEVRGSSIGFSGRGHADPNESSKYYIARVPPVNDAHPPIVSGPRKRAETRWMLQPPPTARVMAGKERFNLAARDSIGDDRRRSRLIQENPDPTENSAVRSSNEAGDGAFDRSYLPRRPSMTRFKSESAVHDDHNTTLHYRSDSMFSMANSDDHSPTVSSNHPDTPATRPGSKATDDSGKQPRQQISKTLSTLQRDNKKVHMLQLEISDDAREEVGLGQLERIRPWRWSMDI
- a CDS encoding uncharacterized protein (ID:PFLUO_005415-T1.cds;~source:funannotate); the encoded protein is MAQIRGTAGYNLGHQNPFGGPGSADATSDPSPLDAIREQTSKIEDWLDMMADPVKPYLPAIGRFLIVVTFIEDSLRILTQWSDQLLYLNDYRKIPWGITHLFLIANVIAMAVCSTLVIARKHTEFAVAGLLGVVVTQGLGYGLIFDLNFFLRNLSVIGGLLMVVSDSWVRKKFVPAGLPQLDEKDRKMYVQFAGRVLLIFLFVGFVFSGEWNFWRVLVSLFGFVACIMVVVGFKAKWSAIILVVLLSVFNVFVNNFWTLHPHHPNKDFTKYDFFQILSIVGGLLLLVNMGPGQLSMDEKKKVY